DNA sequence from the Thermus caldifontis genome:
TCAATGGCCGCCAAGGCCGCCGCCGCCGCCAGAGGGTTGCCGCCGAAGGTGGAGGAGTGGAAGAGGGGGTTTTGCCGGAAGATCTCAAAGACCTCCCTTCTACCCACGCAGGCCCCGATGGGCATCACCCCGCCCCCCAAGGCCTTGGCCAGGGTCATGAGGTCGGGGGCCACCTCCTCCCAGTCCACCCCAAACAGCTTTCCCGTCCGCCCAAGACCGGTCTGCACCTCGTCGGCGATCATGAGAACGCCCTTTTTTCGGGTTAGCTCCCGCACCCCCTTTAGGTACCCCTCCGGGGGCACCCGGATGCCCCCCTCTCCCTGGATAGGCTCCACAATCACCGCGGCCGTTTCCCCGTCTATGGCGGCCTCCAAGGCCTCCAGGTCCCCATAGGGCACCACCTTGACCCCGGGAAGCAAGGGCCTGGCGGGATCCTGGTACTGGGGCCTGGGGGTGAGGGAAAGGGCCCCCATGGTCTTCCCGTGAAACCCCCCCTCCGTGGTGACGATGCCCGGCTTCCCCGTGTAGGCCCGGGCCAGCTTGATGGCCGCCTCCACCGCCTCCGCCCCCGAGTTGCCGAAAAAGACCATCTCCAAGCCCTCGGGGGTGATCTCCGCCAGTTTGGCCGCAAGCCTCGCCGTTGGCTCGGAGACCAGGACCCTTACGGACATGGGCATGCGCTCAAGCTGGGTCCTAACCGCCTCCACCACCTTGGGATGGCGGTGGCCCAGGTTCAAGGTGCCATAGAGGCCCAAAAAGTCCAGGTAGCGCTTACCCGTGGTGTCCCAGACGTAGGGGCCTTCCGCATGGGACTCTATCCGGTCCAGACCGGTGAAGCGAAGCAACCCTGCCAAGCCGGGATTGATGTGGCGCTCAAAAAGCGTAAAGGGGTCGTGGCTCATGCCCACAATGCTATCCTAAGTGTAGCACACTCAAGGCTTGGTAGATGTCTTCCGGAATGCGGCCAGCCCTCTCCCCCACCTGGCACAGATGCCGGGTAAAGCCTTCCGCCAACAGCGCCCCCTCCCGCTCTACCCGGTAGCGGAAAAGGAGGTCCCGCCGGGAAAGGTGGGCCAGGCGGGTTCGCACGGAGATCTCCTCCCCAAAGCGGGCGGGGGCGCGGAAGGTGATCCCTAGCTCCACCACCGGGAAGGCCACCCCCCTTGCCTCCACCTGGGGGTAGGGCAGACCCACCCTCTCCAGAAACTCCACGCGGGCCGCCTCCAAGTACACCGCATACACGGAGTGGTGGACCACCCCCATCTGGTCGGTTTCCGCATACCGCACCTTTATGCGGGTTTCGCTCTCCACGGCACAAACTCCAGGCGAGGCAGGTGGCGCAGGCGCACCCGCCGGGCGATCTCGGATAGTAGCCTTCTCTCGGCATGGCCTAAGGCCAAAAGGGCCCTCTCCTCGTCACGGAAG
Encoded proteins:
- a CDS encoding aspartate aminotransferase family protein, whose product is MSHDPFTLFERHINPGLAGLLRFTGLDRIESHAEGPYVWDTTGKRYLDFLGLYGTLNLGHRHPKVVEAVRTQLERMPMSVRVLVSEPTARLAAKLAEITPEGLEMVFFGNSGAEAVEAAIKLARAYTGKPGIVTTEGGFHGKTMGALSLTPRPQYQDPARPLLPGVKVVPYGDLEALEAAIDGETAAVIVEPIQGEGGIRVPPEGYLKGVRELTRKKGVLMIADEVQTGLGRTGKLFGVDWEEVAPDLMTLAKALGGGVMPIGACVGRREVFEIFRQNPLFHSSTFGGNPLAAAAALAAIEVTLEENLPQRALEMGTYLMEGLKALKAQYPHLIEDVRGRGLMLGVEFTDADIGALVVAELAERGVITAFGLNNPKVVRLEPPLIIGKEHVDEALSAFSESLKATEKALEGLLG
- a CDS encoding acyl-CoA thioesterase; the encoded protein is MESETRIKVRYAETDQMGVVHHSVYAVYLEAARVEFLERVGLPYPQVEARGVAFPVVELGITFRAPARFGEEISVRTRLAHLSRRDLLFRYRVEREGALLAEGFTRHLCQVGERAGRIPEDIYQALSVLHLG